The sequence GGATCCGCGTCCGGCGGCACGGCGTCGGCGATCATGCTCTACGAGGCGGCGCTCGGCCTCGGCATCGCGATCGGCCCGCTCCTCGGCGGCGTCCTCGGCAGCTGGAGCTGGCGCGGCCCGTTCTTCGGCACCGCGACGCTCATGGCGGTCGGCTTCGTCGCGATCCTGGCCCTGCTCGGCAAGGACGCCGGGCCGCGCACGCCCATGCGCCTGTCGGCCCCGCTGCGCGCGCTCCGCACGCCGGCCCTGGCCGTGCTCGCCGCCGCCGCGCTCTTCTACAACATCGGCTTCTTCGTGCTGCTCGCCTACACGCCGTTCCCGCTGGGCTTCGACGCCATAGGCCTCGGCCTCACGTTCTTCGGCTGGGGCGTCGGCCTCGCGATCACGTCGGTGCTCGTGGCGCCGCTCCTCACCCGGCGGATGGCCCGCACCTCGGTCCTCCGGCTGGTGCTGCCGCTCCTCGCCGTCGACCTGGCCGCGGCCGGCCTCGTGGTGCGCTCGGCGACCGGCCTCGTGATCTGCGTGATCGTGGGCGGGCTCCTGCTGGGCGTCCTCAACACCGTGCTCACCGAGTGCGTGATGGAGGCCACCGACCACCCGCGCAGCGTCGCGTCCTCCGCGTACTCGTCCGTCCGGTTCCTCGGCGGCGCCATCGCGCCGCCCGCGGCGACCGAGCTGGCGAACCTGTTCTCGGACGCGACGCCCTACTACGCGGCGGCCGGATCGGTGCTCGTCGCCCTCGTGATCGTGGTCGCCGGCCACCGCTGGCTGCGCCGCGTGGACGCCGAGCCCGTCGACGCCCTCGAGGAGGCGCAGGCGGTCACCGCCGGCGACGCCTGACGCCCGGCTGGATCCGTCCGGCCCCGCCCCCGGACCCCGTCCGCCCTCACGGTGCGGGCGGGGCCGGGGGCGCCGTCGTGCTCGCGCGGGCCGCGAAGTCGACGGGCATCGTCTCGGTGCGCTCCGCGGCGCCGCCCGGTGCGAGCCCCTCGAGGACCATGCCCACGGCCGCCCGTCCCTGCCGCCGCGGGTGCTGCTCCACGGTCGTCAGCCCGAACAGCGGCGCCAGCGCGTGCCCGTCTATGCCCGCGACCGAGAGCTCGGCCGGCACCGCGATCCCCAGCTGCCGCGCGGCGAGGATCGTGCCGATGGCGATCTCGTCGGAGGCCGCGAAGACCGCGGTCGGGCGGCTCCGCGGATCCGCCAGCAGCGCCATCGCGGAGCGGAAGCCGCCGTCGATCGTGAAGTCCGCCGTGGCGAAGCGCGCCTCGAGCCCGCGGGGATCCGCGTCGATCGCCGCCCGGTAGCCCGCCAGCCGCTTGGCGTGCACGAAGAAGGCCATCTGCGCGTGCAGGTCGCCGCCGAGGTGCACCACGCGCGCGTGGCCGAGCCTCAGCAGGTGCTCGGTCGCGAGCCGTGCGGCGGCCTCGTCGTCGATGCTGAGCGTGCTCATGCCCTCGACCGGTCCGCCGATGCCGACGAGCGGCTTGTCGAGGCGGCGCAGCCGCACGACCTCGGCCGGCGTGAGCGCGACGCTCACCGCGATCACCGCGTCCACGCGCTTGCGCACCAGGAAGTACTCGAACACCTTCCGGCGCTGCTCCGGGTCGTCGGTGAGGCGGTAGAGCGTGAGGTCGTAGTCGGCCTCGATGAGCGCCTCCTCGATCCCCTCGAGCAGCTCGGCGAAGAACCAGCGGTTGATGAAGGGGAGCACGACGCCGACGTTCTTCGACTGGCCGGTCACGAGGCTGGAGGCGTTCGAGGAGACGACGTAGCCGATCTCGGCCGCCGCCTCGGAGACCCGGGTGCGCGTGGCGGGGGAGACGTAGCCGCGGCCGCTGAGGGCGCGCGACGCGGTGGCCTTCGAGACCCCGGCGAGGCGGGCGACGTCGGCGATGGCGCTCATCGCGCTCCCTCTCATCGGGTCCCGCGGCGCCTCGTCGCGCCGGACGCGCGCAGTGGAAGCGGTTCCAGGATGCGCGGGGTCGAGTCCGATGATGGCCCATCCGCGGCGGTGGCGCACGCGTCTCGTCCGCGAGGTAGACCGTTTCGTTACCTGACCCGCCTTGCCGTCACCTGCGAACGCCCCTACATTGACCTGTGGAACCGGTTCCCTATGGGGAGGAAACACCGCCGGTCAGGCGACGGCGCCTCACCCGCCGACGCACGCAGCACAGGACGGCGGGGCAGCCCGCATCCACTCGATGAAGAGGAGACGCACATGGGCCACGCCCTATTCCGACGTCGCTTCGCGGCACCCCTCGCAGCGGTCGGCATCGCCGGCCTCGCGCTCACGGGATGCACGGGCGACATCGCGGCCGAGGACAAGGCAGACACCGACTGCTCGCCCTACTCGTCGTACGGCGAGTTCGAGGGCAGCCCCGAGGTCAGCATCGGCGGCACGATCCAGGACGACGAGGCCGACCGCCTCGTGGAGTCCTGGAAGGACTTCCAGACCTGCACGGGCATCACCGTGAACTACCAGGGCACCAAGGAGTTCGAGGCGCAGATCGCGGTCCTCGCGGAGGGCGACTCGGCTCCCGACATCGGCATCATCCCGCAGCCCGGCCTCTTCAACGTGCTCGCGTCGAAGGGCTACCTGCAGGCCGCCCCCGCCGCGGTCGAGGAGAACGTCGACAAGGGCTGGTCCGCCGACTGGAAGGGCTACGGCACCGTCGACGGCACCTTCTACGGCGCGCCGCTCATGGCGAGCGTCAAGGGCTACGTCTGGTACTCGCCGAGCGAGTTCGCGGAGAAGGGCTACGAGGTCCCGAAGTCGACCGCCCAGCTCATGGACCTCACGAAGAGGATCGCGGACGAGGGCGACCACAAGCCCTGGTGCGTCGGCATCGGATCCGGCGACGCCACCGGCTGGCCGGGCACCGACTGGGTCGAGAGCTTCGTGATCCGCCAGGCCGGCGCGGAGACCTACGACAAGTGGGTCACGCACCAGATCCCGTTCAACGACCCCGCGATCGTGAAGGCGTTCGACGGCGTCGGCGACATCATCAAGAACCCCGACTACGTCAACGGCGGCCTGGGCGACGTCTCGTCGATCATCTCGACGGAGTTCGGCGACGCCGGCCTCCCGATCCTCGACGGCGAGTGCTCGCTGCACCACCAGGCCTCGTTCTACGAGGGCTTCTGGAAGAAGGCGGACGGCACCGACGCGAAGGTCTCGCCCGACGGCGACGTCTACGCGTTCCTCCTGCCGCCCACGAACGAGGGCGACGCGACCACGGTCACCGGCGGCGGCGAGCTCGTCGGCGCGTTCAAGACGAGCGACGAGATCACCGCGGTGCTCTCCTACCTCTCGAGCGACACCTGGGCGAACAACCGCGTGAAGCTGGGCGGCGTCATCAGCGCCAACAAGGGGCTCGACCCCGCGAACGCGTCGAGCGACATCCTCAAGCAGAGCATCGAGATCCTGCAGGATCCGAACTCCACGTTCCGATTCGACGGCTCGGACCTCATGCCCGGCGCGGTCGGCACCGACTCCTTCTGGAAGGGCATCGTCGGCTGGCTGAGCGGCGACTCGACCCAGAAGACGGTCGACGCCATCGAGTCGAGCTGGCCCGCGTCCTGATCCGCTGCCGGCCCTGACCGGACCGGCGCCGTCCCCCGCACGCACGCGGGAACCGGCGGGGCCGTCGCGCACGCGCGGCGGCCCCGCCTCCCTCCTCCATCCCGACCCGAAGGGCGAGACGTCCATGACGACCGCTGATCTGATCGGCAAGATCCTCCAGGTGGTGGCCGCGCTGGCCGTCTTCGCCGTGGTGATCGGGCTGATCCTCTTCCTCATCGACAAGGCGCCCAAGCGGGGCAAGGACTGGGTCCAGCTCGGCGCCTTCGTGCTCCCCGCGCTGATCCTGCTCGCCGTCGGCCTCATCTACCCCGCGTTCCGCACGACGCTGCTGGCCTTCCGCGACAACAGCGGCGAGTGGGCCGGCCTCGACAACTTCGTCTGGATGTTCACCCAGCCGTCCGCGCTCCGCACGCTGCTCAACACCGTCATCTGGGTGGTCTTCGTGCCGCTGCTGTCGACGGCCATCGGCCTCGCGTACGCGGTCTTCATCGACAAGTCCCGCGGCGAGAAGTACTTCAAGGCCCTCGTGTTCATGCCGATGGCCATCTCCTTCGTCGGCGCCGGCATCATCTGGCGCTTCGTCTACGACTACAAGTCGGGCGACAACGCGCAGATCGGCCTCCTCAACCAGATCCTCGTCTGGATGGGGCAGGAGCCGGTGCAGTGGCTGCAGACCTCGCCGATCAACACGGCGCTCCTCATCATCGTCATGATCTGGATCCAGACCGGGTTCGCCATGGTCGTCCTCTCCGCGAGCATCAAGGGCGTGCCCACCGAGCAGCTCGAGGCCGCGCAGCTCGACGGCACGAACGCGTGGGAGCGGTTCCTCAACGTGACGCTCCCGGGGATCCGCGGATCGCTCGTCGTGGTCGTCACCACCATCTCCATCGCGACGCTCAAGGTGTTCGACATCGTCCGCACCATGACGGCCGGCAACTTCGACACGAGCGTCATCGCGAACGAGATGTACACGCAGGCGTTCCGCGCCGGCGAGCAGGGCCGCGGCTCCGCGCTCGCGATCGTGCTGTTCCTCATGGTGCTGCCGATCGTCATCTACAACGTCCGCGTCATGAGCAAGCAGAGGGAGATCCGATGAGCGTCGCACCCGCCGACCTTCCCGTCGCGGACGGGGCCCGCCGCGGCACCATCGAGCAGGCCGCCACCGTCGGGGCGAAGAGCCGCCGCGTGAAGAACCGGCTCACCTCGCGTCGTGCGACGGTCGCCGCGCTGATCATCGCGGTGCTCTGGACGCTGCCGACCTTCGGCCTGTTCGTCTCGTCGTTCCGGCCGGCCGGCCTCATCCAGACCACGGGCTGGTGGACGATCTTCCAGAACCCGGGCTTCACGCTCGACAACTACCAGGACGTGCTGCTCTCCACCTCGCAGTCGTCGCCGCAGCTGGGCTCGTACTTCGTCAACTCGCTCGCCATCGCGATCCCGGCGACGCTGTTCCCGCTCGTCATCGCGTCCATGGCCGCGTACGCGTTCGCGTGGATCAAGTTCAAGGGCTCGAACTTCCTGTTCGTGCTGATCTTCGCGCTGCAGATCGTGCCGCTGCAGATGGCGCTCATCCCGCTGCTGCAGATGTTCACGCGCACGCTGCGCCCGCTCCAGGAGGCGGTCCACGCGGTCGTGCCGATCATCCCGGACCAGGGCTACCTGCCGGTGTGGGTGGCGCACACGATCTTCGCGCTGCCGCTGGCGATCTTCCTGCTGCACAACTTCATCTCGGAGATCCCGGGCGAGGTCATCGAGGCGGCCCGGGTCGACGGCGCGAGCCACGGCCAGGTGTTCTTCCGCATCGTGCTGCCGCTCGCCCTGCCGGCCATCGCGTCGTTCGCGATCTTCCAGTTCCTCTGGGTCTGGAACGACCTGCTGGTGGCGCTCATCTTCTCGGGCGGCACGGCCGACGTCGCGCCGCTCACGCAGCGCCTCGCGGAGCTCACGGGCACGCGCGGGCAGGACTGGCAGCGGCTCACGGCGGCGGCGTTCGTCTCGCTCATCGTGCCGCTCATCGTGTTCTTCAGCCTCCAGCGCTACTTCGTGCGCGGACTGCTGGCGGGGTCCACGAAGGGCTGATCCGCAGCCCGCCGACCACGGCCCGGTCGCCCGTCCCCACGGGCGCCCGGGCCGTCGTCGTCCCCGGCGCGCACGGTGGTCGGGGGAGATCCCCCACGGGCGTAAAATCGCCGGAATGACGAGGATGGGCGACATCGCCGCGGGCGGCGGGATGCGCGGGGGCGGCGGACGCCGCGGGCGGGTGAGCGCGGCCGACGCCGAGGCCCAGCGGAAGGCCAACGCCGAGGCGCCGCGCGTCGAGAACCTGCTCGGCCGGATCGCCGAGCTGTTCCGCCCGCACCGGCGCGCGCTGGTCCTCACGATCGCGCTCGTGCTGGTCGGCGCGGGGCTCACGGTCGTGCCGCCGCTCCTCACGCAGCAGGCGTTCGACCGCGGGCTCTTCCCGCCGACGGGCGGCCCCGACATCCCCGTCCTGGTCGAGCTCGTGGCCGTCATGATCGCCATCTGGATCGCGGGCGCCGGCCTCGGCGTCTGGCAGACGTACCTCACGGCCACCGTCGGCAACCGGGTCATGGGATCCATGCGCGTCGACCTGTTCCGCCACCTGCAGAGCATGGAGCTCGGGTTCTTCACGCGCACGAAGACGGGCGTGATCCAGTCCCGCCTGCAGAACGACGTGGGCGGCGTCGCGGCCGTCCTCACCAACACCGTCTCGAGCGTGCTCGGCAACACCGTGACGGTGATTGCGGCGCTCGTCGCGATGCTCGTGCTCAACTGGCAGCTGACCCTCGTGGCCGTGGTGCTCATGCCCGTGCTCGTGGTCGCGCAGCGGCGCGTGGGGCAGGTGCGAGCGCGGATCGCTTCGCGGACGCAGGAGTCGCTGTCCGACATGACCGCCATCACGCAGGAGACGCTCTCGGTCTCCGGCATCCTGCTCTCCAAGAGCTTCAACCGGCAGGCCGCCGAGACCGCGCGCTACGAGGCGGAGAACCGCACGCAGATCCGGCTGCAGGTCAGCCAGCAGATGAGCGGGCAGTGGTTCTTCGCGCTCGTGCAGATCTTCCTGTCGATCATCCCGGCCATCGTCTACGTGGTCGCGGGCTTCCTCATCACGGGCGGGGTCAGCGTCACCGCGGGCACCATCGTCGCGTTCACGACCGTGCAGGCGCGCCTCATGTGGCCGCTCATCGGCCTGATGCGGGTCGCGCTCGACCTCCAGACCTCGGGCGCGCTGTTCGCCCGCATCTTCGAGTACCTCGACCTCGAGCCCGCGATCCGCGACCGGCACGACGCCCGGCCCGTCGCGGCCGGCCACGCGCTCGGTCGCGTCGCCTTCGACGACGTGCGCTTCTCCTACCCGGACACCCGCCCCGGGGAGCGGCCGACCCTCGACGGCATGTCCTTCGAGATCCAGCCGGGCCAGTTCGCGGCGTTCGTCGGCCCGTCGGGCGCCGGCAAGACCACGGTGTCGTACCTCATCCCGCGCTTCCACGACGTGACCGGCGGCCGGGTGCTCTTCGCGGGCGACGACGTGCGGGACCTCCAGCAGGAGTCGCTGCTGGAGAGCATCGGCATCGTCAGCCAGGAGACATACCTCTTCCACGCGACCATCGGCGAGAACCTCCGCTACGCGCGGCCGGACGCGTCGCAGGAGCAGATCGAGCAGGCGGCCCGGGCGGCGAACATCCACCAGACGATCGAGTCGTTCCCCGACGGCTACGACACGCTCGTGGGGGAGCGCGGCTACCGCCTCTCCGGCGGGGAGAAGCAGCGC is a genomic window of Clavibacter capsici containing:
- a CDS encoding ABC transporter substrate-binding protein, which produces MGHALFRRRFAAPLAAVGIAGLALTGCTGDIAAEDKADTDCSPYSSYGEFEGSPEVSIGGTIQDDEADRLVESWKDFQTCTGITVNYQGTKEFEAQIAVLAEGDSAPDIGIIPQPGLFNVLASKGYLQAAPAAVEENVDKGWSADWKGYGTVDGTFYGAPLMASVKGYVWYSPSEFAEKGYEVPKSTAQLMDLTKRIADEGDHKPWCVGIGSGDATGWPGTDWVESFVIRQAGAETYDKWVTHQIPFNDPAIVKAFDGVGDIIKNPDYVNGGLGDVSSIISTEFGDAGLPILDGECSLHHQASFYEGFWKKADGTDAKVSPDGDVYAFLLPPTNEGDATTVTGGGELVGAFKTSDEITAVLSYLSSDTWANNRVKLGGVISANKGLDPANASSDILKQSIEILQDPNSTFRFDGSDLMPGAVGTDSFWKGIVGWLSGDSTQKTVDAIESSWPAS
- a CDS encoding carbohydrate ABC transporter permease, which codes for MSVAPADLPVADGARRGTIEQAATVGAKSRRVKNRLTSRRATVAALIIAVLWTLPTFGLFVSSFRPAGLIQTTGWWTIFQNPGFTLDNYQDVLLSTSQSSPQLGSYFVNSLAIAIPATLFPLVIASMAAYAFAWIKFKGSNFLFVLIFALQIVPLQMALIPLLQMFTRTLRPLQEAVHAVVPIIPDQGYLPVWVAHTIFALPLAIFLLHNFISEIPGEVIEAARVDGASHGQVFFRIVLPLALPAIASFAIFQFLWVWNDLLVALIFSGGTADVAPLTQRLAELTGTRGQDWQRLTAAAFVSLIVPLIVFFSLQRYFVRGLLAGSTKG
- a CDS encoding MFS transporter, with protein sequence MSTQQHASFRDIFRQPRSVFAVAFACVIAFMGIGLVDPILPAIAESLDATATQAELLFTSYLLVTGLAMLVTSWISSRIGAKRTLLIGLAVIVVFAAAAGLSQDVESVIGFRAGWGLGNALFISTALATIVGSASGGTASAIMLYEAALGLGIAIGPLLGGVLGSWSWRGPFFGTATLMAVGFVAILALLGKDAGPRTPMRLSAPLRALRTPALAVLAAAALFYNIGFFVLLAYTPFPLGFDAIGLGLTFFGWGVGLAITSVLVAPLLTRRMARTSVLRLVLPLLAVDLAAAGLVVRSATGLVICVIVGGLLLGVLNTVLTECVMEATDHPRSVASSAYSSVRFLGGAIAPPAATELANLFSDATPYYAAAGSVLVALVIVVAGHRWLRRVDAEPVDALEEAQAVTAGDA
- a CDS encoding carbohydrate ABC transporter permease → MTTADLIGKILQVVAALAVFAVVIGLILFLIDKAPKRGKDWVQLGAFVLPALILLAVGLIYPAFRTTLLAFRDNSGEWAGLDNFVWMFTQPSALRTLLNTVIWVVFVPLLSTAIGLAYAVFIDKSRGEKYFKALVFMPMAISFVGAGIIWRFVYDYKSGDNAQIGLLNQILVWMGQEPVQWLQTSPINTALLIIVMIWIQTGFAMVVLSASIKGVPTEQLEAAQLDGTNAWERFLNVTLPGIRGSLVVVVTTISIATLKVFDIVRTMTAGNFDTSVIANEMYTQAFRAGEQGRGSALAIVLFLMVLPIVIYNVRVMSKQREIR
- a CDS encoding ABC transporter ATP-binding protein, which codes for MGDIAAGGGMRGGGGRRGRVSAADAEAQRKANAEAPRVENLLGRIAELFRPHRRALVLTIALVLVGAGLTVVPPLLTQQAFDRGLFPPTGGPDIPVLVELVAVMIAIWIAGAGLGVWQTYLTATVGNRVMGSMRVDLFRHLQSMELGFFTRTKTGVIQSRLQNDVGGVAAVLTNTVSSVLGNTVTVIAALVAMLVLNWQLTLVAVVLMPVLVVAQRRVGQVRARIASRTQESLSDMTAITQETLSVSGILLSKSFNRQAAETARYEAENRTQIRLQVSQQMSGQWFFALVQIFLSIIPAIVYVVAGFLITGGVSVTAGTIVAFTTVQARLMWPLIGLMRVALDLQTSGALFARIFEYLDLEPAIRDRHDARPVAAGHALGRVAFDDVRFSYPDTRPGERPTLDGMSFEIQPGQFAAFVGPSGAGKTTVSYLIPRFHDVTGGRVLFAGDDVRDLQQESLLESIGIVSQETYLFHATIGENLRYARPDASQEQIEQAARAANIHQTIESFPDGYDTLVGERGYRLSGGEKQRIAIARVLLKDPAVLILDEATSALDAISERVVQQALDTASRGRTTIAIAHRLSTVVDADVIFVVVAGRIVEQGTHVELLARRGEYARLYSDQRTEAA
- a CDS encoding LacI family DNA-binding transcriptional regulator — its product is MSAIADVARLAGVSKATASRALSGRGYVSPATRTRVSEAAAEIGYVVSSNASSLVTGQSKNVGVVLPFINRWFFAELLEGIEEALIEADYDLTLYRLTDDPEQRRKVFEYFLVRKRVDAVIAVSVALTPAEVVRLRRLDKPLVGIGGPVEGMSTLSIDDEAAARLATEHLLRLGHARVVHLGGDLHAQMAFFVHAKRLAGYRAAIDADPRGLEARFATADFTIDGGFRSAMALLADPRSRPTAVFAASDEIAIGTILAARQLGIAVPAELSVAGIDGHALAPLFGLTTVEQHPRRQGRAAVGMVLEGLAPGGAAERTETMPVDFAARASTTAPPAPPAP